A single region of the Mycobacterium lentiflavum genome encodes:
- a CDS encoding acyl-CoA carboxylase subunit beta has product MTSVTDHTAEPAAEHTIDIHTTAGKLAELHKRREESLHPVGEEAVEKVHAKGKLTARERILALLDEDSFVELDALAKHRSTNFGLEANRPLGDGVITGYGTIDGRDVCIFSQDATVFGGSLGEVYGEKIVKVQELAIKTGRPLIGINDGAGARIQEGVVSLGLYSRIFRNNILASGVIPQISLIMGAAAGGHVYSPALTDFVVMVDQTSQMFITGPDVIKTVTGEDVTMEELGGAHTHMAKSGTLHYVASGEQDAFDWVRDLLGYLPPNNFTDPPRYAVPAPEGPIEENLTEEDLELDTLIPDSPNQPYDMHEVITRILDDDEFLEIQGGYAQNIVVGFGRVDGRPVGIVANQPTQFAGCLDINASEKAARFVRTCDCFNIPIIMLVDVPGFLPGTGQEYNGIIRRGAKLLYAYGEATVPKITVITRKAYGGAYCVMGSKDMGCDVNLAWPTAQIAVMGASGAVGFVYRQQLKQAAAEGRDVDELRLQLQQEYEDTLVNPYVAAERGYVDSVIPPSHTRGYIATALRLLERKISHLPPKKHGNIPL; this is encoded by the coding sequence ATGACGAGCGTTACCGACCACACTGCAGAACCCGCTGCCGAGCACACCATCGACATCCACACCACCGCGGGCAAGCTGGCCGAACTGCACAAGCGCCGGGAGGAGTCGCTGCACCCCGTCGGTGAAGAGGCCGTCGAGAAGGTGCACGCCAAGGGCAAGCTGACCGCCCGCGAGCGCATCCTCGCCCTGCTCGACGAGGACTCGTTCGTCGAGCTCGACGCGCTGGCCAAGCACCGCAGCACCAACTTCGGCCTGGAAGCCAACCGCCCGCTCGGCGACGGTGTGATCACCGGCTACGGCACCATCGACGGCCGCGACGTCTGTATCTTCAGCCAGGACGCCACGGTGTTCGGCGGCAGCTTGGGCGAGGTCTACGGCGAGAAGATCGTCAAGGTCCAGGAGCTGGCCATCAAGACCGGCCGCCCGCTGATCGGTATCAACGACGGCGCCGGCGCGCGGATCCAGGAAGGCGTCGTCTCGCTGGGCCTGTACAGCCGCATCTTCCGCAACAACATCCTGGCGTCGGGCGTCATCCCGCAGATCTCGCTGATCATGGGTGCGGCGGCCGGTGGGCACGTGTACTCCCCCGCCCTGACCGACTTCGTCGTGATGGTCGACCAGACCAGCCAGATGTTCATCACCGGGCCCGACGTCATCAAGACCGTCACCGGCGAGGACGTCACGATGGAGGAACTCGGCGGCGCCCACACCCACATGGCCAAGTCGGGCACGCTGCACTACGTCGCCTCCGGCGAGCAGGATGCCTTCGACTGGGTCCGCGACCTGCTGGGGTATCTGCCGCCCAACAACTTCACCGACCCACCCCGCTACGCGGTGCCGGCCCCGGAGGGTCCGATCGAGGAGAACCTCACCGAAGAGGACCTCGAGCTGGACACACTGATCCCGGACTCGCCCAACCAGCCCTACGACATGCACGAGGTGATCACCCGCATCCTCGACGACGACGAATTCCTGGAAATTCAGGGCGGTTACGCGCAGAACATCGTCGTCGGATTCGGCCGGGTCGACGGCCGGCCGGTCGGCATCGTCGCCAACCAGCCCACTCAGTTCGCGGGCTGTCTGGACATCAACGCCTCCGAGAAGGCGGCGCGGTTCGTGCGGACCTGCGACTGCTTCAACATCCCGATCATCATGCTGGTGGACGTGCCGGGCTTCCTGCCGGGCACCGGCCAGGAATACAACGGCATCATCCGGCGCGGCGCCAAGCTGCTGTACGCCTACGGCGAGGCCACCGTCCCCAAGATCACCGTCATCACCCGCAAGGCCTACGGCGGCGCGTACTGCGTGATGGGGTCCAAGGACATGGGCTGCGACGTCAACCTGGCCTGGCCGACCGCGCAGATCGCGGTGATGGGCGCCTCGGGCGCGGTCGGCTTCGTCTACCGCCAGCAGCTCAAGCAGGCCGCCGCCGAGGGCCGCGACGTCGACGAGCTGCGGCTGCAGTTGCAGCAGGAGTACGAGGACACCCTGGTCAACCCGTACGTCGCCGCCGAGCGCGGTTACGTCGACTCGGTGATCCCGCCGTCGCACACCCGCGGGTATATCGCCACGGCGCTGCGGCTGCTGGAACGCAAGATCTCCCACCTACCGCCGAAGAAGCACGGGAATATTCCGCTATGA
- a CDS encoding acyl-CoA carboxylase subunit epsilon — MSETNGSAPAGDEATGAANSAHAPHIQILRGHPTAAEVAALITVLGSAGGGAAPEQPEKTRWGLPVDKLRYAISNYQRITLQERIHMQR, encoded by the coding sequence ATGAGCGAGACGAACGGTTCAGCCCCCGCGGGCGACGAGGCCACCGGGGCGGCTAACTCCGCGCACGCGCCGCACATCCAGATTCTGCGGGGTCATCCCACCGCCGCGGAGGTGGCCGCGCTGATCACCGTGCTGGGCAGTGCCGGGGGTGGCGCGGCGCCCGAGCAACCGGAAAAGACCCGCTGGGGCCTTCCGGTCGACAAGCTGCGCTATGCGATCAGCAACTACCAGCGCATCACCCTGCAGGAACGCATCCACATGCAGCGATGA